In Molothrus ater isolate BHLD 08-10-18 breed brown headed cowbird chromosome 7, BPBGC_Mater_1.1, whole genome shotgun sequence, one genomic interval encodes:
- the LOC118689088 gene encoding uncharacterized protein LOC118689088 isoform X2, whose protein sequence is MLRWDGFREKRRLQERPRSACPESQAPRTAGAGEGGSTASATEKGCSCIQFNSHRAQRGRGIAEGSDLTRRCGQGAQSLPERLCGRSSPRRLPGPAVSRGRLGISWGSQRPRTGPVSPRRVGTRGCAAALGRLEGGDERTEKA, encoded by the coding sequence ATGCTCAGGTGGGACGGGTTCCGTGAGAAGAGACGCCTGCAGGAGCGGCCGCGTTCCGCTTGCCCCGAGAGCCAAGCTCCTCGCACAGCTGGcgctggggaaggagggagcacCGCTTCGGCAACAGAGAAAGGCTGCAGTTGCATCCAGTTCAACTCCCATCGGGCCCAGCGAGGCCGTGGCATCGCTGAAGGGTCTGACCTAACCAGACGCTGCGGGCAGGGAGCTCAGTCCTTGCCCGAACGACTCTGCGGCCGTTCTTCCCCGCGGAGGCTCCCCGGGCCCGCTGTGTCCCGAGGCCGGCTGGGGATCAGCTGGGGCTCGCAGCGGCCGCGCACGGGGCCTGTCAGCCCACGCCGCGTGGGGACCCGGGGCTGCGCGGCCGCGCTCGGGAGGCTCGAGGGCGGGGATGAGAGGACGGAAAAAGCCTGA